The Methanobrevibacter wolinii SH genomic interval TAATTTTTTAAGGTTTTTAAAACCATTAGATGAAAATATTTGTTTTGATTTTCTAGAACCAATAATTTTAAATATTTTGTCCAACATAATATAATTTGGGTCGTTTTTATCAAAATTTAAGTTATGCAACATTTTAATCGTCAAATATATATTTGTTGCACTTATTATTTAAATTTATTGGTTTAAACGACCTTTTTTTATTAAATTACTAATTTTACAATTGTATTATTACAAAACAAGAATATACAATAATTAAAAATATAAAAATAAGAAAAATGAGGGCTCAAAAACAAGTCAAAAATTCAGGCCCCTAAAATTTATTAACTATTTATTCTAAACTTAAACTAGAAATTCTTATTTAATTTTTAAGTTATTTTAAACTTTTTATTGAAGATATAAATTAAAATTTTATTAAAATTTAATTTACTAATTTATTGAAATTTATTAATTTTAGAATAAATTATAATAATTAATATTTCTCTTTTATAGTATTTCATATTAAATTTGTTAAAATTTTAGAATAAACTTTTGATTTATAGTGTTAAATATTATTTAGATTTTTATAAAAAATAGATTTAATAGACTCTAATTTTAATAATTTATTGGTGTTTATTTAAGATAGCTTTTAATTTAAAGATGGTCTATTAACTTATTGGGTTTATTTGAGATAGTCTTTAATTTAAGATATTTTATTTAATTTATTGGGGTTTATTTGAGATAAATCTAAAAAATATTTTAGAAAAATTAATTTTAAATAAAATTTTAATATAATCTATTTTTTTAAAATATTTATTTCTAAATATCATTTCTTATATCTTATAAATATTGACTTGCTACAATAGATTGTCCTAAAGAAACAGATCCATCACCACAACAAGAATTATTATGTTGTATAAAATTATAACCTGCATTTTCAATTATTTTCTTACAAGTTAATGTAATTTCTTCATTGTAGAAAACACCACCTGTAGCACCAATATTTTGAATATTTTTATCTTCTGCAGATAATATTGCCATTTTACTAAGACCTTCTGCTACAGCTCTTTGTGCAGCAGATGCAATTTCTTTTGTTTTTTCATTTTTATTTTTAAGATTAATTACTTCTTCTAAAATACTTGTTGTGTCTAAAATATATCTATTATCTTTTTTACTAATATTTACTGGAATATTTAAATCATAATTAGCACCATATGCTGCAGATTCTAGTTTCATACTAGCTTCTCCTTCATAATCACGTGTTCCACAAATATTTAATGCAGCAGATATTGAGTCTAATACTCTTCCAGTACTTGTACTTATTCCAACATTAATGTTAGAATCTATTTGTTTTACAAGATTTTTAATTTCTACTGAACCATATTTGAAATATTCTTGGTAATCTTTATTCATTAGTTCAATGATATCTTCTGAATTTGTCTTTTCATTATTTAATAATATAGACATTAACATTCTTGCCGGATATTTAGTACATAAATCTCCACCAGGCATCTTTTGTTCTTGAAGTGAACCAAGTCTTTCATAATTTTTAATATTTGTATATAATATTTCTCCACCCCATGCAGTTTTATTATCACCATAACCTACTCCATCAGCTGCAATAAATATTAATTCATCAAGATTATTATCATTTGCAAGATTTATTCCATGTGCATGATGATGTTGTACTGGTATAAGAGGAACATTAAATTTTTTAGAATATTCTTTTGCAAGTTTTGTTGTAAAAAATTGAGGATGCATATCACATGCAATTAAGTCAAAATCTTCTGTTTTTGTAATACTCATCATATGTTTAATTGCATCTTGTAAAAATTCATATGTTTTATATTTATTTGTGTTACCAATATGTTGTGATACATATCCAAGACCATGATTTAAAATTGTAAATGTTACATCAAGTTCAGGACCAAGTGCTAATATATTTTTATTATTTATATTTTCATTTAGTGCTTTAATTTTACTTGCTATTTCATATGGTTCTGGTGTATATCCTCTTGACCGTCTTATAAATGAAAGTTTATTATTTCTATATTTAATAACAGAATCATCACATCTATTGATTATTTTTCTATTATGTATTAATGCATAATCATATATTCCTTCAAGATTATTTAAGATACTTTCATTATCAATCATCATAGGTTCTCCAGGAATATTTGCAGAAGTCATAATATATGCTAGATCACCATTTATCTTTTCATTTTCAATAAACATAATATGATGTAAAGGAGTATAAGGTAACATCACTCCTATTGTGTGTAATCCAGGTGCAACTGAATCTCCAAGATTGTAATTTTTATTTTTTTTACATACTACAATTGGTCTTTGTCTTGAATTTAAAGTTTTTTCTTCAAGAGGACTGATTTTTGCAAATTCTTTAGCATTATTAATATTATGTGACATTACTGCAAATGCTTGTGAAGGCCTATTTAGTCTAGATCTTAATTTTTCTACAACTTCGTTATCTGTTGTTTTACAAACAAAATGTGT includes:
- the hypF gene encoding carbamoyltransferase HypF, which codes for MVTSKILVSGIVQGVGFRPTVYRIVSKLKLNGSIRNLGNIVEIILQGDKKDIEKFRTILFNELPPIAKIEKFENEWIETNKKYTDFKILKSSDTYGGSSVIPPDVATCDRCLEEITNPNNRRYYYPFNACCDCGPRFTVIETVPYDRDKTSMDEFPLCEECKKEYTNPLDRRYHAEAMCCIKCGPSLKLYDSEKNIIKSDNLIRETIKLLDEGNIIALKGIGGTHFVCKTTDNEVVEKLRSRLNRPSQAFAVMSHNINNAKEFAKISPLEEKTLNSRQRPIVVCKKNKNYNLGDSVAPGLHTIGVMLPYTPLHHIMFIENEKINGDLAYIMTSANIPGEPMMIDNESILNNLEGIYDYALIHNRKIINRCDDSVIKYRNNKLSFIRRSRGYTPEPYEIASKIKALNENINNKNILALGPELDVTFTILNHGLGYVSQHIGNTNKYKTYEFLQDAIKHMMSITKTEDFDLIACDMHPQFFTTKLAKEYSKKFNVPLIPVQHHHAHGINLANDNNLDELIFIAADGVGYGDNKTAWGGEILYTNIKNYERLGSLQEQKMPGGDLCTKYPARMLMSILLNNEKTNSEDIIELMNKDYQEYFKYGSVEIKNLVKQIDSNINVGISTSTGRVLDSISAALNICGTRDYEGEASMKLESAAYGANYDLNIPVNISKKDNRYILDTTSILEEVINLKNKNEKTKEIASAAQRAVAEGLSKMAILSAEDKNIQNIGATGGVFYNEEITLTCKKIIENAGYNFIQHNNSCCGDGSVSLGQSIVASQYL